The following coding sequences lie in one Fusarium poae strain DAOMC 252244 chromosome 1, whole genome shotgun sequence genomic window:
- a CDS encoding hypothetical protein (BUSCO:4465at5125) — MISVKCEGGINKNTITRGAEAVRPLGNFVIADNHRRIGPQDTHVMKDLDRRAIAHPTDLIEALSNGGFPPNRDFGDPLRREPPRGPKALIDAPSGPRGGGFGGDFRGRGRGRGRGWSSRDDSRDRGRDRDMDFRDRYRDDRSRERDRDREWREPRDFRSRRSPIGRARSPNRDFRDRDRDGPLGVDADRSRRGSRDGGPPSAGSSSSDPQFNMAPYPRGGGFHRGRGRGRGDWTSERGRGRGPYMDDRGDRYPRSRSQEGRWGRDRDDRDRMERMDRYADPETRHSRDERGDNRDRELFRNKMEARANAGHDSGLSSKEVSPPPPVVPSAPTFGSSISRGLSIGEGYVSASAATKIPPTAPRAFGDRPPSAGHDPAMPPMGMGKPMMHDGPSIPVGPRAQQPPPPRPSSKQWINPNLKKAPDSPKMMRSPSFVQQRPAIRRGSSQYDHYNEDERRPRSSDAKSDTHYDNRARSNYSAEPGEITVKSERESQSARASIDRDTRPINASRRDSYRSGPSPTMENMPRFSQVSEDRAREMREPPKEAPKEAPKESPKRKRVRPVIKVVRFEVPPKPEPVEQNSESDDDDDMADYFDMEIGKTEAELSKLEGPKLPTQVMARFAALSHGSMVKIVGEQDGLLRMVEELPEAANKLVAEKIKEPAPDEEHEKADVEMANTSENANEVKSEPPQQPHQEDMELEPEPEIHVRGSEEPDVEPAPKPLPEITKEPTEQVIEQSIDKPEKSVESTENTAKKPVERQSVESVAQLDKRPAHEDVEENSNEKPFEKLAAKPVEDIVEDAAQQPVEETGKQEPIASALEPEIDEMDVDEPAVEAAPAASGTSMPVADREVKDPTPATPETAIKELPVEPMEISDMTLRTVKESPVEKPKDDNPSEMPVDARPETPSQVQKEGLGDTPSGTSTGKHDQNVIKTPVKVPAEPQIETPANKSETSLHRHIETDNTPVTVIAPNVVLQTTETASKPPSTPSQVDDDETESEDDSFMNMDTVRQYMTTPPIDSLPNFSCQPWDQDKEFMGTLESDSFLDGFVLEHLNKLHLEKSAEQDHDKKIYSDNYHHYLDFTMSNDPAAVKSRGKFSVSTGIEFTGTVTPEPKHEGSGRGRRFATERDLERVLQASMREDEERRERELRMQQEKYRTDKEAVIPDMIWTQEEKDNTNYIDKSGYTPVDRLVSAWRVLPPVNNFTEEEAGLFEKRYLEAPKQWGRVAEAIPHRNFGACIQYYYMNKKNLNLKEKLKKQPKRRRKGKGKQRSSALVSELGNGDGETEENHDTGENGERRRPRRAAAPTWGFEQPPIDTEASTPNATPGRRGGSAKVDHPEKVDGRKRRRGPKEKEPKAPKSNQTLAAAPGPAKGRSRSNSRALNTDGTTTPLPVPEGHRLPTQFEQHPAGIQPPFSVQPQPMQTLERPPPVASTSLSEVMAAPSLRPDPPPQPAMATFNLTHQSSERKAPTQASSYWSVSESNDFPHLLRSFGSDWTAIAAHMGSKTAVMVKNYYVRQKDQGKSEWEIIVSDAERKKQSGEKLPDPPQPSTGGRGRRYDSSAAASRPLAVAPGIEIHGETPQPKMEPAGQPPRGPQFSAFGGVPIAQAPVQQQPIVQSQQPIINQHPTAQPVTQVMSPGPRPLQAPVQQQFRLNEREPAARVPLPQKASVRPPGVEPREQRPLAAAQPLQPSRNEAAMMEHNAQMERQKMEMQMREQEQRELARQSERQTLRVKQEREMTPQPHHYEPYAHHRQQGSLGGQPLPRPLQESGRPQSYGPPVQQQAPVQPVRNLMEEQPLTRSPQMGTPTSRPVSSLQQRPSSGSMHDTFGSVTPQSGTPVQTPAAAPPRPQEQRKGGLNIMSLLNTDDTPPKPKRVNDVTSTPTRPSPTPPPRSGRPLPGPPSQIRREPEPYSPFARGTPVMPPLKPTYADSPQPPHMGTSRASIGVSHEAAAAADPRDFYRQNPYQSANHSRTNSPQGDHRYPPPGPPQYQNQGYPTSYANTGQPAHAGSPGGQYGHPRSREVAQGGRETSWPSPAQQGHPSMQQPAGWSSQPPPNTSQPPPQQQQWPPQHPSSKPQTPGASWAASQPPSQPPPQQGHHMPMRDDGRGPYYPGGASMPPQQHQMQGRYPTPVSRGPEQVPPPGQAYPRYASTPGPGQPRDHREMPGRSFTPASYDARGPPPPGGPMYPGHDPRDPRDPRDPRDPRDPRDPREMMGRGGLRPHEYERHQDYYRR; from the exons ATGATTTCAGTCAAATGCGAAGGAGGCATCAACAAAAATACCATAACCCGCGGCGCCGAAGCCGTTCGCCCTCTAGGCAACTTCGTGATTGCTGACAACCATCGTCGAATAGGGCCTCAAGATACTCACGTTATGAAAGATCTAGATCGCCGCGCGATCGCTCACCCGACCGATTTGATAGAGGCGCTCA GCAATGGCGGCTTTCCTCCCAACCGCGACTTTGGCGACCCATTGCGGCGCGAGCCTCCTCGCGGCCCAAAAGCCTTGATCGACGCACCGAGTGGACCCCGTGGCGGAGGTTTCGGAGGAGATTTTAGAGGTCGGGGTCGGGGGCGCGGTCGCGGATGGTCTTCAAGGGACGATAGCCGAGATCGGGGTCGAGACAGGGACATGGACTTTCGTGATCGTTACCGCGATGACCGAAGCCGTGAGCGTGATCGCGATAGGGAGTGGCGCGAGCCTAGAGATTTCCGCTCACGTCGCTCTCCTATCGGCCGCGCAAGATCACCTAATCGAGACTTCCGAGATAGAGACCGTGATGGACCTCTGGGCGTAGACGCAGATAGGTCCAGGCGCGGTTCTCGAGATGGGGGACCGCCCTCTGCAggatcatcatcttctgaTCCCCAGTTTAACATGGCGCCTTATCCTCGTGGCGGAGGTTTCCATCGAGGACGTgggcgaggaagaggagattGGACTTCGGAAAGAGGGCGCGGACGAGGACCATATATGGACGATAGGGGTGATCGCTACCCACGAAGTCGGTCTCAAGAGGGTCGATGGGGTAGGGATCGTGATGATAGAGATCGCATGGAGCGAATGGATCGTTATGCTGACCCAGAGACCCGACACAGCCGAGACGAACGTGGAGACAATCGAGATCGCGAATTGTTCAGAAACAAAATGGAAGCTCGCGCCAACGCAGGCCACGACTCAGGACTGTCTAGTAAGGAAGTGTCGCCGCCTCCTCCTGTTGTGCCATCTGCTCCTACCTTTGGATCTTCGATCAGCCGAGGGCTGAGCATAGGAGAGGGGTATGTTTCCGCCAGCGCTGCCACGAAGATACCGCCTACCGCACCCCGCGCTTTTGGCGATCGGCCTCCGTCAGCTGGACATGATCCAGCTATGCCTCCCATGGGCATGGGTAAGCCAATGATGCATGATGGTCCTTCGATTCCAGTCGGCCCTCGAGCCCAGCAACCTCCTCCCCCAAGACCTTCCAGCAAGCAATGGATCAACCCTAACCTTAAAAAGGCACCGGATTCGCCAaagatgatgagatcccCGAGTTTTGTACAGCAGCGACCGGCTATACGACGCGGTAGTTCTCAGTACGATCATTATAATGAGGATGAGAGGCGACCGCGTAGTAGCGATGCAAAGTCAGACACTCATTATGACAATCGGGCTCGGTCCAATTATAGCGCGGAGCCAGGAGAAATCACCGTCAAATCCGAGCGAGAATCTCAATCTGCAAGAGCATCAATCGACAGAGACACACGGCCTATCAACGCTTCTAGGCGGGATTCTTATCGCTCTGGTCCATCGCCTACCATGGAAAACATGCCCAGATTCAGCCAGGTATCTGAGGACCGTGCAAGAGAGATGAGAGAACCTCCCAAAGAAGCCCCCAAAGAAGCCCCTAAAGAATCGCCAAAGCGGAAGCGTGTTCGACCAGTTATCAAGGTGGTCAGGTTTGAAGTCCCCCCTAAACCAGAGCCTGTGGAACAGAACTCGGAAtccgatgacgacgacgacatggCCGACTACTTTGACATGGAAATTGGGAAAACGGAGGCTGAATTGAGTAAACTTGAGGGGCCGAAGTTGCCTACTCAGGTCATGGCTCGGTTTGCGGCTCTTTCTCATGGATCTATGGTCAAGATTGTCGGGGAACAGGATGGACTGCTCAGGATGGTGGAAGAGCTCCCCGAGGCGGCAAACAAGCTTGTCGCTGAGAAAATCAAGGAACCTGCACCTGACGAAGAACATGAAAAGGCGGACGTGGAAATGGCAAATACTTCCGAAAATGCAAATGAAGTCAAGTCCGAACCACCGCAGCAGCCACACCAGGAAGACATGGAGTTGGAGCCGGAGCCTGAGATTCATGTCAGGGGTTCGGAGGAACCAGATGTTGAGCCGGCCCCGAAGCCATTGCCTGAAATCACCAAAGAGCCGACAGAGCAGGTTATCGAACAGTCTATCGACAAACCCGAGAAATCCGTGGAATCCACCGAGAACACTGCTAAGAAACCCGTCGAGAGACAGAGCGTTGAATCTGTCGCGCAGCTTGACAAGAGACCAGCCCACGAGGATGTGGAAGAAAATTCTAACGAGAAGCCTTTTGAGAAACTTGCCGCGAAGCCTGTCGAGGATATTGTTGAGGATGCTGCACAGCAGCCTGTTGAGGAAACCGGCAAACAAGAACCTATTGCATCAGCACTTGAACCCGAGATTGATGAAATGGATGTTGACGAACCTGCCGTCGAGGCTGCACCAGCCGCGTCCGGGACCTCGATGCCTGTTGCTGACAGAGAAGTTAAAGATCCAACTCCTGCGACACCTGAAACTGCCATCAAGGAACTTCCAGTTGAACCTATGGAGATTAGCGACATGACTTTACGCACAGTCAAAGAATCTCCTGTGGAGAAACCAAAAGATGATAACCCAAGTGAGATGCCCGTCGACGCCCGTCCCGAAACGCCCTCGCAGGTACAGAAAGAGGGATTAGGTGATACTCCTTCCGGAACATCCACAGGGAAGCACGACCAAAATGTTATCAAAACTCCAGTGAAAGTTCCTGCCGAACCTCAAATCGAGACTCCTGCAAACAAGTCTGAAACCAGTCTTCACAGGCACATCGAGACTGACAATACCCCCGTTACTGTCATTGCACCAAACGTCGTTTTACAAACCACCGAGACAGCTTCGAAGCCACCTAGCACACCATCGCAGgttgacgacgacgaaacCGAGTCCGAGGATGATTCCTTCATGAATATGGATACTGTCCGACAATATATGACCACGCCGCCAATCGATAGCCTCCCCAACTTCAGCTGTCAGCCTTGGGACCAGGACAAGGAGTTCATGGGCACTCTCGAATCAGACTCGTTCCTTGACGGCTTTGTTCTTGAACATTTGAATAAGCTGCATTTGGAAAAGTCTGCAGAGCAGGATCATGATAAGAAGATCTACTCTGACAACTATCATCATTACCTGGACTTTACTATGTCAAACGATCCTGCTGCTGTAAAGAGCCGTGGAAAGTTCTCGGTCTCGACAGGCATTGAATTCACCGGCACGGTGACCCCTGAGCCAAAACACGAGGGAAGCGGCCGTGGGCGTCGTTTCGCAACTGAACGAGACCTCGAACGTGTTTTACAAGCATCAATGcgcgaagacgaagaaagaagagagcgTGAGCTTCGAATGCAGCAGGAAAAGTACCGCACTGATAAGGAAGCTGTCATCCCGGATATGATTTGGACGCAGGAAGAAAAGGACAATACTAACTATATTGACAAGAGTGGATACACGCCTGTTGACCGATTAGTATCAGCATGGCGTGTCTTGCCTCCGGTCAATAACTTCaccgaggaagaggccggTCTGTTCGAGAAAAGATACTTGGAAGCACCCAAGCAATGGGGCAGAGTTGCGGAAGCTATCCCGCACCGTAACTTCGGCGCTTGCATCCAGTATTATTAcatgaacaagaagaacctCAACCTGAAAGAGAAACTCAAGAAGCAGCCTAAGAGGCGCAGAAAGGGTAAGGGGAAGCAAAGGTCTAGTGCACTGGTATCGGAATTGGGCAACGGCGACGGAGAGACAGAGGAAAACCATGATACAGGAGAGAACGGTGAGAGAAGACGACCGCGACGAGCGGCTGCGCCTACTTGGGGCTTTGAACAACCTCCAATTGACACAGAGGCCTCGACGCCCAATGCTACACCTGGTAGGCGTGGAGGTTCTGCAAAGGTTGATCATCCCGAAAAGGTGGACGGAAGAAAGAGACGAAGAGGTCCCAAGGAAAAGGAACCCAAAGCACCGAAATCAAACCAGACTTTGGCTGCGGCACCAGGGCCTGCCAAGGGCCGCTCGAGGTCCAACTCAAGAGCTCTCAACACAGATGGCACCACGACTCCTTTGCCAGTTCCTGAAGGTCATCGTCTCCCAACTCAATTCGAGCAGCACCCAGCCGGGATCCAGCCTCCCTTCTCTGTGCAGCCACAGCCCATGCAGACATTGGAACGTCCTCCACCAGTTGCTTCCACGTCCCTCTCGGAGGTAATGGCAGCACCGTCACTTCGACCTGACCCACCTCCACAACCTGCCATGGCTACTTTCAACTTGACTCACCAGTCATCAGAACGTAAAGCACCGACTCAAGCATCTAGTTACTGGAGTGTGTCTGAATCTAATGACTTCCCGCATCTCCTACGCTCGTTCGGCTCGGACTGGACAGCTATCGCGGCCCACATGGGCTCTAAAACTGCTGTCATG GTGAAGAATTATTATGTTCGTCAAAAGGATCAAGGCAAGTCCGAATGGGAGATTATTGTCAGTGACGCCGAGAGGAAGAAACAGTCCGGGGAGAAACTGCCAGATCCACCTCAACCATCAACAGGAGGGCGAGGAAGGAGATACGACAGCTCAGCAGCTGCTTCTCGGCCCCTTGCTGTTGCTCCAGGAATTGAAATACATGGGGAAACACCACAACCCAAGATGGAACCTGCCGGTCAACCTCCTCGTGGCCCGCAATTCTCAGCCTTTGGAGGAGTTCCTATCGCACAGGCTCCTGTCCAGCAGCAACCAATTGTTCAGTCACAACAACCCATTATCAATCAGCATCCTACCGCTCAACCAGTTACTCAGGTTATGTCACCTGGCCCAAGACCTTTGCAAGCCCCTGTACAACAACAATTTAGACTTAACGAACGCGAGCCTGCAGCACGCGTACCGCTTCCACAGAAAGCCTCTGTCAGACCTCCTGGCGTGGAGCCACGAGAGCAACGGCCTCTGGCTGCCGCACAGCCACTGCAGCCGTCTCGAAATGAGGCTGCTATGATGGAACACAACGCTCAGATGGAACGTCAAAAGATGGAGATGCAGATGCGTGAACAAGAGCAACGCGAGTTAGCTCGACAGTCAGAAAGGCAAACTTTACGTGTCAAGCAGGAGCGCGAGATGACACCACAGCCCCATCATTACGAGCCATATGCTCATCACCGCCAACAAGGAAGCCTCGGCGGTCAACCATTGCCGAGGCCGCTACAGGAGTCTGGTCGTCCTCAATCCTATGGTCCTCCTGTGCAGCAGCAAGCTCCTGTTCAGCCAGTGCGAAATCTGATGGAGGAACAACCCCTCACACGCTCGCCTCAGATGGGCACGCCTACCAGTCGTCCCGTGTCTTCTCTTCAGCAACGACCCTCTTCAGGCTCAATGCACGATACATTTGGCTCAGTTACACCCCAATCTGGCACTCCAGTCCAAactccagcagcagcacctCCTCGTCCCCAAGAGCAACGTAAGGGAGGTCTTAATATCATGTCGCTGCTCAATACGGACGATACTCCTCCAAAACCCAAGCGAGTGAATGATGTCACAAGCACTCCTACAAGGCCCTCGCCCACTCCCCCGCCCCGCAGCGGCCGTCCACTTCCAGGGCCGCCATCACAAATTCGGCGTGAGCCAGAACCATACTCGCCCTTCGCTCGAGGTACGCCTGTAATGCCACCTCTCAAGCCAACTTATGCGGATTCTCCTCAGCCCCCGCACATGGGCACTTCGAGGGCGTCGATAGGAGTATCGCACGAAGCTGCCGCTGCTGCAGACCCGCGAGACTTCTATAGGCAGAATCCTTATCAGTCTGCAAACCATAGCCGCACAAATTCACCTCAAGGTGACCATCGCTACCCTCCCCCAGGCCCCCCTCAGTATCAGAACCAGGGATATCCAACGTCATACGCCAATACAGGCCAGCCAGCACATGCTGGATCACCGGGTGGTCAGTATGGCCACCCTCGTTCACGAGAAGTCGCCCAGGGTGGTCGTGAAACTTCTTGGCCGTCGCCGGCCCAACAAGGTCATCCCAGCATGCAACAGCCCGCCGGCTGGTCATCGCAGCCACCTCCCAACACATCGCAACCACCgccacaacaacagcagTGGCCTCCGCAACATCCTTCGTCCAAACCCCAAACACCAGGGGCGTCATGGGCTGCATCACAACCACCTTCTCAGCCACCCCCTCAACAAGGTCACCACATGCCCATGAGAGATGATGGAAGAGGCCCTTACTACCCTGGTGGAGCGAGCATGCCACCACAGCAACATCAGATGCAGGGTCGCTATCCAACTCCAGTCTCGCGTGGGCCTGAGCAGGTGCCTCCTCCTGGGCAAGCATACCCTCGTTATGCTTCTACTCCTGGCCCTGGGCAGCCACGAGATCATAGAGAAATGCCTGGTCGTAGCTTTACGCCCGCGAGTTACGATGCACGTGGGCCGCCCCCTCCAGGGGGTCCCATGTACCCTGGCCATGATCCTCGAGATCCCAGAGACCCTCGTGATCCCAGAGACCCCCGTGATCCAAGGGATCCGCGAGAAATGatgggaagaggaggattgAGGCCACATGAATACGAGAGACATCAAGATTACTATAGGAGATGA